GCTTGCGCAGCCACGAGAACCAGCAGCACGGCGAGTCGCCTGACGACCGGTCGTGCTGCGTTGACCGCGCGCAGCCCGAACACCAAAGCCACCAACAGTGACAGGTAAGCCACCAACAACGTTGCGTGCAGCTGCACCAGGGTGACGATTTCCAGTTCAAGCCGCGGCACCGGCTGGGTGATGCTCTTGTCGCCGGCGTGCGGGCCGGCACCGGTGACCAGCGTCCCCGTGACGAGCACGGTCGCCAGCGCGACGGCGCTCAGGACGGTCAACTGGCGCAACGGTTTCGGAACGCGGTGCCGTACCGCGCCGCCGTCGGGCTCGCCGATCTTCACGAAGAGCAGCACCGAGACCCAGACCATGGTCATCGACGCCAGGAGGTGAATGGCGACCGTCCACCACAGCAGGCCGGTCAGCACCGTGATGCCACCGATCACGGCCTGAACAACCGTCGACGCCGGCATCAGCCACGCGTAGATCAGGACCTCGCGGCGCCTGCGGGCACGCGTGACAGCCAGGACCGCCAACGCCGCGGTGAGTACCACCAGGAAGGTGATCATCCGGTTGCCGAACTCAACGGCCTGATGGATGCCCGCGACCTCGGGGTGCGGGATCGGGGTGAAGCTGCCGGGGAAGCACTGCGGCCAGGTCGGGCAGCCGAGGCCCGAGGCGGTGACGCGGACGATGGCGCCGGTCACCGCGATACCGCCCTGGGTCAGGATGACGGCGGCGGCGATGGCGCGCTGGACCCGCAGGCTCGGCAACGGCAGAAGGTCGACCAGTCGCAGGAAGATTCGTCCGACGGGCACGGACTCGATGGTAGAGCAGTACTAACTACACGCTGTAGTAGGGCTGCTTATCCGCGCGGCGCGACGAACGGCACCAGGACCTCGTCGACCAGCTGCACGACGAGGTCGTCATCGATCGGGTCTCCGGTGATCAACAGGCGATGCCACAGCACGCTCTGCCCGAGCTCACGGGCGATCTCGACGGGCACG
The sequence above is drawn from the Mycobacterium gallinarum genome and encodes:
- a CDS encoding COX15/CtaA family protein translates to MVDLLPLPSLRVQRAIAAAVILTQGGIAVTGAIVRVTASGLGCPTWPQCFPGSFTPIPHPEVAGIHQAVEFGNRMITFLVVLTAALAVLAVTRARRRREVLIYAWLMPASTVVQAVIGGITVLTGLLWWTVAIHLLASMTMVWVSVLLFVKIGEPDGGAVRHRVPKPLRQLTVLSAVALATVLVTGTLVTGAGPHAGDKSITQPVPRLELEIVTLVQLHATLLVAYLSLLVALVFGLRAVNAARPVVRRLAVLLVLVAAQALVGRVQYALGIPAALVALHVAGAATCTAATAALWASMRERAEPEALEGVLDPDGEVALPAAPGSGV